One bacterium DNA segment encodes these proteins:
- a CDS encoding SAP domain-containing protein, producing MVNMREIRDMARQHGIRSTRMAKADIVRAIQRAEGNFDCYGTATEEECDQEECLWREDCFRESVAEEIR from the coding sequence ATGGTGAATATGAGGGAGATCCGCGACATGGCGCGGCAGCATGGAATCCGCTCGACGCGGATGGCGAAGGCCGACATCGTACGGGCCATCCAGCGGGCCGAGGGGAACTTCGATTGCTACGGGACCGCGACCGAAGAGGAGTGCGACCAGGAGGAGTGCCTCTGGCGGGAAGACTGCTTCCGGGAGTCCGTCGCCGAGGAGATCCGCTGA
- a CDS encoding TOBE domain-containing protein has product MLRADKAFLGGDRIGLLEAIGRSGSITRAAREVGVCYKTAWDAVEAMNNAAERPLVDRAAGGRGGGGTVLTDEGKEAVRLYRVLQDEHQKFIERIEERLGDVGRFYSLVRRVAMRVSARNVFLGKVMSVRKGAVSTEVTLGLKGGETLCAVITNESASALGLKEGMDAYAFFKASAVILGKDLHGAKVSARNILCGTADRIAHGPVNAEITVVLAGGSVLTAIITEESAKRLLVAKGDHVCALVKASSVILGVDA; this is encoded by the coding sequence CTGCTTCGTGCGGACAAGGCATTTCTCGGGGGAGACCGGATCGGCCTCCTGGAGGCGATCGGCCGATCCGGTTCGATCACGAGAGCTGCCCGGGAGGTCGGGGTCTGCTACAAGACCGCCTGGGATGCCGTCGAAGCCATGAACAACGCCGCGGAACGACCGCTGGTCGACCGTGCGGCCGGCGGCCGCGGCGGCGGCGGCACCGTGCTTACCGACGAGGGGAAGGAAGCGGTCCGGTTGTACCGCGTCCTGCAGGACGAGCATCAAAAGTTCATCGAACGCATCGAGGAGCGCCTGGGGGACGTGGGTCGCTTCTACTCGCTGGTCCGGAGGGTGGCCATGAGAGTCAGCGCACGGAACGTGTTCCTGGGAAAGGTGATGTCGGTCCGGAAGGGCGCCGTCAGTACGGAGGTGACCCTTGGCCTCAAGGGGGGAGAAACCCTCTGCGCGGTCATCACGAACGAGAGCGCCTCGGCCCTGGGCCTGAAGGAGGGCATGGACGCGTACGCCTTCTTCAAGGCGAGCGCCGTGATTCTCGGCAAGGACCTGCACGGCGCCAAGGTCAGCGCGCGGAACATATTGTGCGGCACGGCGGACCGGATCGCACACGGGCCGGTGAACGCCGAGATCACGGTCGTCCTGGCGGGGGGGAGCGTCCTGACGGCGATCATCACCGAGGAGAGCGCGAAGCGCCTCCTCGTGGCCAAGGGCGACCATGTCTGCGCTCTCGTCAAGGCGTCCAGCGTGATCCTCGGCGTCGACGCCTGA
- a CDS encoding DUF1059 domain-containing protein translates to MKKHLTCRALGMKCAFEVHDESEEEITVAIGDHLKRAHGMEFTDALRKKAGDLILLDPA, encoded by the coding sequence ATGAAAAAGCATCTCACTTGCAGGGCGTTGGGGATGAAATGCGCATTCGAAGTCCACGACGAATCCGAGGAGGAGATCACCGTGGCGATCGGTGACCATCTCAAGCGGGCCCACGGGATGGAATTTACCGACGCGCTGCGCAAGAAGGCCGGGGACCTGATCCTCCTCGACCCGGCGTAA
- the moaC gene encoding cyclic pyranopterin monophosphate synthase MoaC, translated as MSFNHFDERGRAVMVDVGGKDPTHRTAVACARVFLKRETFAAIAEGGVKKGDVLGIARIAGIAAAKKTSDLIPLSHPLALHSVSVDFDVEEDRGTILVKSTVKAFDRTGVEMEAMVSASIAALTIYDMCKGSDRGIVIGDVCLLSKEGGRSGAYRREDPRP; from the coding sequence ATGTCCTTCAATCACTTCGATGAACGTGGACGGGCCGTGATGGTCGATGTGGGCGGCAAGGATCCGACGCACCGGACGGCCGTGGCGTGCGCCAGGGTCTTCCTGAAGAGGGAGACGTTCGCGGCGATCGCGGAGGGTGGGGTGAAAAAGGGGGACGTGCTGGGGATCGCCCGGATCGCCGGGATCGCCGCCGCCAAGAAGACGAGCGACCTGATCCCGCTGTCCCACCCGCTCGCGCTCCATTCCGTGTCGGTCGATTTCGACGTGGAGGAGGACCGGGGAACGATCCTCGTGAAGAGCACCGTGAAGGCGTTCGACCGGACCGGGGTCGAGATGGAGGCGATGGTTTCCGCGTCGATCGCCGCCCTCACGATCTACGACATGTGCAAGGGATCGGACCGCGGGATCGTGATCGGCGACGTTTGCCTCCTTTCCAAGGAGGGGGGCAGGAGCGGCGCGTATCGCAGGGAGGACCCCCGGCCGTAG
- a CDS encoding PAS domain S-box protein: MENPATRVERSRKRLVAIASVVWIGAIAAFLAWEWIEAGSTARRFAEAHARSASNKDLVFRKWASLQGAIYVPPTDDTPPNPYLAGIPDRDVVTTTGKRLTLMHPVYMMRQLHELSRKEEGARGHITSLRPIRPENAPDAWEIKALRAFETGATEFVSIETMDDGPYLRLMRPFKVDAGCLPCHAAQGYKEGDIRGGISVSVPYGPYLSMIGKERLRRLLAHLLIGVLGLAGLWAGNVSLRRAVQEMRESEELFRSQFEQHSAVKLVIDPATGGIVDANQAAAVFYGWPLERLRRMKVDEINMLPPEKLMETMDKILSGERVRFEFRHRRADGSVRDVEVYSTKIRTRGKDLLHSIIHDVTDRKRAEEEVVRAAQEWQRTFDSTNDAIWILDRDHHVVRSNKTAQRFFPSLPDGFIGMRCYEIVHGTDKPFDECPVPRSRATLRRESMELASGDRWLEIIVDPILDSEGRYDGSVHIITDITDRKRGEEERKRLQLERMQADKMESIGRLAGGVAHDFNNMLMVILAHSDIAIGKVGPAESVYGDIVEIRKAAERSADLTRQMLAFARKQAVVPKVLDLNATVEGMLAMLRRLMGEEIEVAWLPQAGLWPVKVDPGQIDQILANLCANARDAIAGVGKVTIRTGNASFDEAACAIHRDAVPGVYVMLAVGDDGSGIDKETIANVFEPFFTTKEVGRGTGLGLATVYGIVKQNDGFIDVDSEPGRGTTFRIYLPRYAGEAPKAGTESPGEIPHGHGETVLLVEDELAILDMGRSMLESLGYTVLASGVPAEAISLVEAHAGKIDLLMTDVVMPGMNGKELADRLAAIRPGLKCLFMSGYTADVIANRGVLDAGVEFIQKPFLMKDLGSKLREVLERG, translated from the coding sequence ATGGAAAATCCCGCCACCCGCGTCGAACGATCGAGAAAGCGTCTCGTGGCGATCGCCTCGGTGGTCTGGATCGGAGCCATCGCCGCCTTTCTCGCGTGGGAATGGATCGAAGCGGGATCGACCGCGAGGAGATTCGCCGAGGCCCACGCCCGCTCGGCATCCAACAAGGACCTGGTGTTCCGCAAATGGGCCTCCCTGCAGGGCGCCATTTACGTTCCCCCCACGGACGATACGCCTCCCAACCCGTACCTGGCGGGCATCCCCGACCGGGACGTCGTCACCACGACCGGGAAGCGGCTGACCCTGATGCATCCCGTGTACATGATGCGCCAGCTGCACGAGCTGTCCCGCAAGGAGGAAGGAGCGCGGGGCCACATCACGAGCCTCCGTCCGATCCGCCCCGAGAACGCCCCGGACGCGTGGGAAATCAAGGCGTTGCGTGCCTTCGAAACCGGTGCCACGGAGTTCGTCTCGATCGAAACGATGGACGACGGGCCGTACCTTCGGCTGATGCGCCCTTTCAAGGTCGATGCGGGGTGCCTCCCGTGCCATGCCGCGCAGGGATACAAGGAAGGCGACATCCGCGGCGGCATCAGCGTCTCGGTTCCGTACGGGCCGTACCTGTCGATGATCGGGAAGGAACGGCTCCGCCGTCTGCTCGCACACCTGCTGATCGGGGTGCTGGGCCTCGCGGGGCTGTGGGCGGGGAACGTTTCGCTTCGCCGTGCCGTCCAGGAGATGCGGGAGAGCGAAGAGCTGTTCCGGAGCCAGTTCGAGCAGCACTCCGCGGTCAAGCTGGTCATCGATCCGGCGACCGGGGGAATCGTCGACGCGAACCAGGCCGCCGCGGTCTTCTACGGGTGGCCGCTCGAGCGGCTCCGGCGGATGAAGGTCGATGAGATCAACATGCTTCCGCCCGAAAAGCTCATGGAAACAATGGATAAAATCCTCTCCGGGGAGCGGGTCCGTTTCGAGTTCCGCCACCGGAGGGCCGACGGTTCCGTCCGGGACGTCGAGGTGTACAGCACGAAGATCCGGACGAGGGGAAAAGACCTTCTCCACTCCATCATCCACGACGTCACGGACCGGAAGCGGGCGGAGGAGGAAGTGGTCCGGGCCGCGCAGGAGTGGCAGCGGACCTTCGACTCGACGAACGACGCCATCTGGATCCTCGACCGCGACCACCACGTGGTGCGGTCGAACAAGACCGCGCAACGGTTCTTCCCGTCGCTTCCCGACGGATTCATCGGCATGCGCTGCTACGAGATCGTGCACGGGACGGACAAACCGTTCGATGAATGCCCCGTGCCCCGGTCCCGGGCAACCCTTCGCCGCGAGAGCATGGAGCTTGCTTCGGGCGACCGCTGGCTCGAGATCATCGTGGACCCCATCCTGGATTCGGAAGGCCGGTACGACGGCAGCGTTCACATCATCACCGACATCACCGACCGCAAGCGGGGAGAGGAAGAGCGAAAGAGACTCCAGCTCGAACGGATGCAGGCCGACAAGATGGAGTCGATCGGCCGGCTCGCCGGCGGGGTGGCCCACGACTTCAACAACATGCTCATGGTGATCCTCGCCCATTCGGATATCGCCATCGGAAAGGTGGGTCCGGCGGAATCCGTTTACGGCGACATCGTCGAGATCCGGAAGGCCGCCGAGCGCTCCGCCGACCTCACGCGGCAGATGCTCGCCTTCGCCCGGAAGCAGGCGGTCGTCCCCAAGGTGCTCGACCTGAACGCGACGGTGGAAGGGATGCTCGCGATGCTCCGCCGGTTGATGGGGGAGGAGATCGAGGTCGCCTGGTTGCCGCAGGCGGGGCTGTGGCCCGTGAAGGTGGATCCCGGCCAGATCGACCAGATCCTCGCGAATCTTTGCGCCAACGCGCGGGACGCGATCGCGGGGGTCGGGAAGGTGACCATCCGGACGGGGAATGCGTCCTTCGACGAGGCCGCCTGCGCGATTCATCGCGACGCCGTTCCCGGGGTGTACGTCATGCTGGCGGTCGGGGACGACGGTTCCGGCATCGACAAGGAAACCATCGCAAACGTGTTCGAGCCGTTCTTCACCACCAAGGAGGTGGGACGGGGAACCGGTCTCGGGCTGGCGACGGTGTACGGCATCGTGAAGCAGAACGACGGGTTCATCGACGTCGACAGCGAACCGGGGAGGGGCACGACCTTCCGGATCTACCTGCCCCGGTACGCGGGCGAGGCGCCGAAGGCCGGGACGGAATCCCCCGGGGAGATCCCGCATGGCCATGGGGAAACCGTCCTTCTCGTCGAGGACGAGCTGGCGATCCTCGACATGGGGAGGTCGATGCTGGAAAGCCTGGGCTATACGGTGCTCGCCTCCGGAGTTCCCGCGGAGGCGATTTCCCTGGTCGAGGCGCATGCGGGGAAGATCGACCTGTTGATGACCGACGTCGTCATGCCCGGCATGAACGGCAAGGAACTGGCCGATCGGCTCGCCGCGATCCGGCCCGGATTGAAATGCCTGTTCATGTCGGGGTACACGGCGGACGTCATCGCCAACCGGGGCGTGCTGGACGCGGGGGTCGAATTCATCCAGAAGCCGTTCCTGATGAAGGATCTGGGGTCGAAGTTGCGGGAGGTCCTGGAGCGCGGATAG
- a CDS encoding SDR family oxidoreductase, producing MFRLKGKVAVVTGASRGIGAAAAKRLARAGAAVAVNYFRSEAAAGEVVAAIREIGETAIAVQADVRDASQCEAMADEVRRKLGPVDVLVLNASISFPVVPFLKYPWPEFEAKLTGELKAAFFCCRAFVPGMTERRNGSIVAISSGLSRHPGEGFCAHSTAKSGLDAFMKSLALELGPNGIRVNVVAPGLTLTDATSFLSQKDKDVAAQMTPLRRNGLPEDVAGAVLFLASEEARFITGAYLPVSGGVQMP from the coding sequence ATGTTCCGGTTGAAGGGAAAGGTCGCCGTGGTCACGGGGGCGAGCCGCGGGATCGGGGCGGCGGCGGCGAAACGGCTTGCGCGGGCCGGCGCCGCGGTGGCGGTCAACTATTTCCGGAGCGAGGCGGCCGCGGGAGAGGTGGTCGCGGCGATCCGGGAGATCGGCGAAACGGCGATTGCCGTACAGGCGGACGTCCGTGACGCGTCGCAGTGCGAGGCGATGGCGGACGAGGTGAGGAGGAAGCTCGGGCCGGTCGACGTGCTCGTGCTGAACGCATCGATCTCCTTCCCGGTAGTCCCCTTCCTGAAGTACCCGTGGCCGGAATTCGAGGCGAAGCTCACCGGGGAGCTCAAGGCCGCCTTCTTCTGCTGCAGGGCGTTCGTGCCGGGAATGACGGAGCGACGCAACGGATCGATCGTCGCGATCAGCAGCGGGCTGTCCCGCCATCCGGGAGAGGGGTTCTGCGCGCACAGCACCGCGAAATCGGGACTGGATGCCTTCATGAAGTCGCTCGCGCTCGAACTGGGTCCGAACGGCATCCGGGTGAACGTGGTCGCCCCCGGGCTGACCTTGACCGACGCGACGTCGTTTCTCTCGCAGAAGGACAAGGACGTCGCGGCGCAGATGACCCCGCTTCGGCGGAACGGCCTGCCGGAGGATGTGGCGGGAGCCGTCCTCTTCCTCGCCTCCGAGGAGGCGCGCTTCATCACGGGCGCGTACCTGCCGGTTTCCGGCGGGGTGCAGATGCCATGA
- a CDS encoding substrate-binding domain-containing protein, with translation MRRFHRFPETFFVFVLLVLIALPAAAEERLRMSTTTSTENSGLLAVLLPPFEKKFGCKVDVVAVGTGKALKLGEAGDVDVVFVHARSLEDKFVSNGFGVNRRDVMYNDFVLLGPPDDPAGVRRTNGAPNAFRAIASKGSPFVSRGDESGTHQKEKEVWAAAGIAPRGSWYVEAGQGMGEVITMATQKRGYTLSDRGTYIAFRKKTDLVVLGQGDKNLWNPYGIIAVNPKKHAHVKYDLAMKLVEFVTGTEGQSLIAGYKVDGEPLFFLYGKGVKH, from the coding sequence ATGAGAAGGTTCCATCGATTTCCTGAAACGTTCTTCGTTTTCGTTCTTCTCGTCCTTATCGCCCTTCCGGCCGCCGCGGAAGAACGGCTCCGGATGTCCACCACGACCTCCACGGAGAACTCCGGTCTTCTCGCCGTTCTCCTCCCTCCCTTCGAGAAGAAGTTCGGCTGCAAGGTCGACGTCGTCGCCGTCGGGACGGGGAAGGCCCTCAAGCTCGGGGAGGCGGGCGACGTGGACGTCGTGTTCGTCCACGCCCGGAGCCTCGAGGACAAGTTCGTGTCGAACGGGTTCGGGGTGAACCGGCGGGACGTCATGTACAACGATTTCGTCCTGCTGGGCCCCCCGGACGATCCGGCCGGCGTACGCAGGACGAACGGGGCGCCGAACGCCTTCCGGGCGATCGCCTCGAAGGGAAGCCCGTTCGTCTCCCGGGGCGACGAATCCGGAACACACCAGAAGGAGAAGGAGGTCTGGGCGGCCGCCGGGATCGCTCCCCGGGGGTCCTGGTACGTCGAGGCGGGGCAGGGCATGGGGGAGGTCATCACGATGGCCACCCAGAAGCGTGGATATACCCTCTCCGACCGCGGCACGTACATCGCCTTCCGGAAGAAGACCGACCTCGTCGTGCTCGGACAGGGAGACAAGAACCTGTGGAACCCGTACGGGATCATTGCGGTCAACCCGAAAAAGCACGCTCATGTAAAATATGACCTGGCGATGAAGCTGGTCGAGTTCGTCACGGGGACGGAAGGACAGTCCCTCATCGCGGGGTACAAGGTCGACGGCGAACCGCTCTTTTTCCTCTACGGGAAAGGGGTCAAACATTAA
- a CDS encoding universal stress protein: MMFQKILVAFDGSEGSWKAFDFALELSALCKKNGYPEIYVLSVVRPPEPIEIVEMEAVIDAATTHYEEQFRKIAAKVKDKDLVLHTDILTGNPADQIVRYVSETKCDVVILGHRGKSRVEDWLLGSVPKRVSSYAPCHVIIVK; the protein is encoded by the coding sequence ATGATGTTCCAGAAAATCCTGGTCGCATTCGACGGGTCGGAGGGTTCATGGAAGGCGTTCGATTTCGCACTGGAGCTTTCCGCCCTATGTAAAAAAAACGGGTATCCGGAAATCTACGTTCTCTCGGTGGTGCGCCCGCCGGAACCGATCGAAATCGTAGAGATGGAGGCGGTGATCGACGCCGCCACGACGCACTACGAGGAGCAGTTCCGTAAGATCGCGGCGAAGGTGAAGGACAAGGACCTGGTGCTTCACACGGACATCCTCACCGGGAATCCGGCGGACCAGATCGTCCGCTATGTGAGCGAGACCAAGTGCGACGTGGTGATCCTCGGGCATCGGGGGAAGTCGCGGGTCGAAGACTGGCTGCTGGGATCCGTGCCGAAGCGGGTTTCTTCCTATGCGCCATGCCACGTCATCATCGTGAAGTGA
- a CDS encoding cation:proton antiporter — protein sequence MYEVWGMAALWLGLALVATLLSIRLRIATALSEIVVGTVAQLLLGVFLATSLGADQPWIKFLSGTGAIVLTFLAGAEIDPDVFRQKWKEASVIGLISFAAPFLGCTAAAYYLLGWTIRASWLAGVALSTTSVAVVYAVMLELGLNKTDFGKTVLAACFITDLGTVIALGLLFAPFTIRTVAFAAVAAIAFVTLPYLTPRFFRKFGGRPSEVETKFLLLVLFGLGSLAAWAESEAVLPAYVVGMVLAGTVGRDHALIRRLRTLTFGFLTPFYFLRAGSYISVSAIVAAPFALLVLFLSKMATKIAGVYPATKFFRYAQKEGMYTTLLMSTGLTFGSISALFGLTHGIIDKGQYSLLLAAVIGSAVIPTIIANAYFVPKYLLPKSVPSEKTAPAAAGMGAKAEG from the coding sequence ATGTACGAAGTCTGGGGGATGGCGGCCCTGTGGCTGGGGCTGGCCCTCGTAGCGACCCTTCTCTCCATCCGGCTGCGCATTGCCACGGCCCTCTCCGAGATCGTCGTAGGTACCGTGGCCCAACTGCTGCTCGGCGTTTTTCTCGCGACATCGCTGGGGGCCGATCAACCGTGGATCAAGTTCCTCTCGGGGACGGGGGCCATCGTTCTGACCTTCCTCGCGGGGGCGGAGATCGACCCCGACGTGTTCCGGCAGAAGTGGAAGGAGGCCTCCGTCATCGGCCTGATCTCCTTCGCCGCCCCGTTCCTCGGATGTACCGCAGCCGCGTACTACCTTCTTGGCTGGACGATCCGGGCGAGCTGGTTGGCTGGGGTGGCGCTTTCCACCACCTCCGTTGCCGTGGTATACGCCGTCATGCTGGAACTGGGGCTGAACAAGACCGATTTCGGGAAGACGGTCCTGGCGGCGTGCTTCATCACTGACCTGGGTACCGTCATTGCCCTAGGATTGCTGTTCGCACCCTTCACGATCCGCACCGTGGCCTTCGCGGCCGTCGCCGCGATCGCCTTCGTCACGCTGCCGTACCTCACCCCGCGCTTCTTCCGGAAATTCGGAGGGCGACCCTCCGAGGTCGAGACGAAGTTCCTGCTCCTGGTCCTCTTCGGCCTGGGGTCGCTGGCCGCGTGGGCGGAGAGCGAGGCGGTGCTCCCCGCCTACGTCGTGGGCATGGTGCTGGCGGGAACGGTGGGAAGGGACCACGCCCTCATCCGCCGCTTGCGGACGCTGACCTTTGGTTTTTTGACCCCCTTCTACTTCCTTCGGGCAGGATCGTATATTTCCGTGTCGGCGATCGTCGCGGCGCCTTTCGCCCTGCTGGTCCTGTTCCTTTCGAAGATGGCGACGAAGATCGCGGGCGTGTACCCCGCCACGAAGTTCTTCCGGTACGCACAGAAGGAGGGGATGTACACCACCCTGCTCATGTCCACGGGGTTGACCTTCGGGTCGATCTCCGCCCTCTTCGGGCTGACCCACGGCATCATCGACAAGGGGCAGTATTCGCTGCTGCTCGCCGCCGTCATCGGCAGCGCGGTGATCCCCACGATCATCGCGAACGCCTATTTCGTACCGAAATACCTGCTGCCAAAGTCCGTGCCGTCGGAGAAGACGGCGCCCGCGGCGGCGGGGATGGGCGCCAAAGCGGAAGGGTAA
- a CDS encoding ATP-binding cassette domain-containing protein gives MYRLRSIRKRYGSIVALDIEELTIVKGRLYTLTGPNGAGKSTLLGILAFLAPPTSGEVFYAGKRVDWNPAALEEYRRKVTLLHQSPYLFGGSVHDNVAFGLKVRGIHGEDQRSRIDEALDTVGLRDFRGRKARELSGGESQRVAMARALALNPEVLLLDEPLANIDRETAGLLETVIASLPARGTTVVMTTHDPDHAGRLNGESILLERGRHVLQSLR, from the coding sequence ATGTACCGATTACGATCGATACGGAAGCGCTACGGATCGATCGTCGCCCTCGACATCGAGGAGCTGACGATCGTCAAGGGGCGCCTGTACACGCTGACCGGCCCGAACGGGGCCGGGAAAAGCACCCTCTTGGGCATCCTGGCCTTTCTCGCGCCTCCGACCTCCGGGGAGGTTTTCTATGCCGGGAAGCGGGTCGACTGGAATCCCGCCGCCTTGGAGGAATATCGCAGGAAGGTGACGCTGCTGCATCAGTCTCCCTATCTCTTCGGAGGATCGGTCCATGACAACGTGGCGTTCGGTCTGAAGGTCCGGGGGATCCATGGGGAAGACCAACGGAGTAGAATCGATGAGGCGCTCGACACCGTGGGTCTCCGGGATTTCCGCGGGAGGAAGGCGCGGGAGCTGTCCGGCGGCGAATCGCAGCGGGTGGCGATGGCCAGGGCCCTGGCGCTGAATCCCGAGGTCCTCCTGCTCGACGAACCGCTCGCGAACATCGACCGGGAGACGGCCGGATTGCTCGAAACGGTGATCGCGTCGCTTCCGGCGCGGGGGACCACCGTCGTCATGACGACGCACGACCCGGATCACGCCGGACGCCTCAACGGCGAATCGATCCTCCTGGAAAGGGGCAGGCATGTCCTTCAATCACTTCGATGA
- a CDS encoding ATP-binding protein — MTPEAPWEGALHRLEGVMTRVETLLGKRETPPPDPAIFRSHQAFRWERTGEGGRIVPIPHPHRVDLASLVGIDRAKEELLRNTEQFVSGRGANHVLLWGERGTGKSSCVKGLLPVFGPRGLRIVELARWDLFAFPKIVGQLRDLPFRFLLYCDDLSFDEGEADFRGLKTLLDGGVEERPENVLIYATSNRRHLMPERRVALGAEDEIHPEEAISEKLSLSDRFGLQLGFYRFDQATYLAVVESYARRMRLRVEPATLREEALRWALSAGSRSGRTAKQFIDDLAGRLGTRGV; from the coding sequence ATGACGCCGGAGGCGCCCTGGGAGGGCGCGCTCCATCGCCTCGAAGGGGTCATGACGCGCGTCGAGACGCTCCTCGGGAAGCGGGAGACGCCGCCGCCCGATCCGGCGATCTTTCGATCCCACCAGGCGTTCCGGTGGGAGCGCACGGGGGAGGGGGGGCGGATCGTTCCGATCCCGCATCCGCACCGGGTGGATCTCGCGTCGCTCGTCGGCATCGACCGGGCGAAAGAGGAACTGCTCCGGAACACGGAGCAGTTCGTTTCGGGGCGAGGGGCCAACCACGTCCTCTTATGGGGGGAGCGCGGCACCGGGAAGTCGTCGTGCGTGAAGGGGCTGCTCCCCGTCTTCGGCCCGCGGGGATTGCGGATCGTCGAGCTCGCCCGGTGGGACCTGTTCGCCTTCCCGAAGATCGTCGGGCAGCTCCGCGACCTGCCGTTCCGGTTCCTCCTCTACTGCGACGACCTGTCGTTCGACGAGGGGGAGGCGGACTTCCGGGGGCTCAAGACCTTGCTGGACGGCGGCGTCGAGGAGCGCCCGGAGAACGTGCTGATCTACGCCACCTCGAACCGGCGGCACCTGATGCCCGAACGGCGGGTCGCGCTGGGTGCGGAGGACGAGATCCACCCGGAGGAGGCGATTTCGGAAAAGCTCTCCCTCTCCGACCGGTTCGGGCTGCAGCTCGGGTTTTACCGGTTCGACCAGGCGACGTACCTCGCCGTCGTCGAATCGTACGCGCGGCGGATGCGCCTCCGGGTCGAACCTGCGACGCTCCGGGAGGAGGCGCTGCGGTGGGCGCTCTCCGCAGGCTCGCGCAGCGGCCGGACGGCGAAGCAGTTCATCGACGACCTCGCCGGCCGCCTCGGGACAAGGGGCGTATGA
- a CDS encoding ABC transporter permease: MDFLLSSFVSALRLIGSLSPDVGDAVRTSLSVSAGATVFSAFLGIPLGLLVGLSEFPLKRFVVTVLNTLMAVPTVVVGLLVYGFLSRQGPLGVLGLLFTPTAIVIGGTLLAAPIVANYSLASVRGADPRIVPTALTLGAGRLRAVGALIGEIRFGILAAVIAGFGRVVSEVGVAMMLGGNIRGYTRTMTTAIALETSKGEFAFGMALGIVLMAVALIVNLFLNFLQQR, encoded by the coding sequence TTGGACTTCCTTCTCTCCTCGTTCGTGTCGGCCCTCCGCCTGATCGGGTCGCTTTCACCCGACGTCGGTGACGCCGTCCGGACCTCCCTCTCCGTCTCGGCGGGAGCGACCGTCTTCTCCGCTTTCCTCGGCATTCCGCTGGGACTTCTCGTCGGACTCTCCGAATTCCCGCTGAAGCGGTTCGTCGTCACGGTTCTCAACACCCTCATGGCGGTCCCGACCGTCGTGGTGGGGCTCCTGGTCTACGGTTTCCTGAGCCGCCAGGGACCGCTGGGGGTCCTGGGCCTCCTCTTCACGCCGACGGCCATCGTGATCGGCGGGACCCTGCTCGCCGCGCCGATCGTCGCGAATTACTCCCTGGCGTCCGTGCGGGGAGCCGATCCCCGCATCGTGCCGACCGCCCTCACGCTGGGCGCCGGCCGCCTCCGGGCCGTAGGGGCGTTGATCGGCGAGATCCGGTTCGGCATCCTCGCGGCGGTGATCGCCGGTTTCGGGCGGGTCGTCTCCGAGGTCGGCGTGGCGATGATGCTCGGCGGAAATATCCGGGGATACACGCGGACGATGACGACGGCGATCGCCCTGGAGACGAGCAAGGGGGAGTTCGCGTTCGGCATGGCCCTTGGGATCGTCCTCATGGCGGTGGCGCTCATCGTCAACCTCTTCCTCAACTTCCTGCAGCAGCGGTAG